From the genome of Ectobacillus sp. JY-23, one region includes:
- a CDS encoding flagellar hook-basal body complex protein gives MNGLYIGSMGMINYQQHLNVHANNIANAQTTGFKVDQMTSKVYASEKTYRSDSNGRTLIGTIEHSVVPNAVHVNLVPGSMKVTNSNTDFYLEDAPGQTTFFVVGKNDTQYLTRNGSFSVNEEGYLQTSGNAYVLDVNGDRIRMETGGDVTVDTQGKLRNAQTGVEIATLQTRAVDRETANQLEKHAFEMFTVQDTNINELPLGTAKIYNYMLENSNTDMTKEMSSLMVNQRMVQASQRVMHSFDKVYEKEANELLK, from the coding sequence ATGAACGGACTATACATCGGGTCAATGGGAATGATCAACTATCAACAGCATTTAAACGTACATGCCAATAATATCGCAAATGCACAAACAACGGGATTTAAAGTAGATCAAATGACGTCAAAGGTATATGCAAGTGAGAAAACGTACAGAAGCGATAGCAATGGCCGAACACTTATCGGTACAATTGAGCATTCTGTTGTTCCAAACGCAGTTCACGTGAATCTTGTACCCGGAAGCATGAAGGTTACAAATAGTAATACAGACTTTTATTTAGAGGATGCACCGGGTCAAACTACGTTTTTTGTGGTTGGCAAAAATGATACGCAGTACCTAACAAGAAATGGGAGCTTTTCCGTAAATGAAGAAGGGTATTTACAAACTTCAGGTAACGCATATGTACTTGATGTAAACGGAGATCGTATTCGGATGGAAACAGGTGGTGATGTTACAGTCGATACACAAGGTAAGCTTAGGAACGCGCAAACAGGTGTTGAGATTGCTACCCTGCAAACCAGAGCTGTGGACAGAGAAACAGCGAACCAATTAGAAAAGCATGCTTTTGAAATGTTTACTGTACAAGACACAAATATAAACGAGCTTCCGCTAGGTACTGCGAAAATCTATAATTATATGTTGGAAAACTCCAACACGGATATGACAAAGGAAATGTCGAGTCTTATGGTAAATCAAAGGATGGTACAAGCCTCACAACGCGTGATGCACTCTTTTGATAAAGTATATGAAAAGGAAGCGAATGAACTATTAAAATGA
- a CDS encoding AAA family ATPase, with protein sequence MMEQSLERIQIIRASNKVELYEKLFEQSGEDYYYVIEENIKRHRILPWRKEYEMIVKFVAPEPKLEPAILVPRVKSEAERKKEKLAFIMKALERRDESLPHTNIPQETLPSQKKKQFLEMLEEGHTAIQAETVSSQSSPKEHAEIVALKQTIEELNKKLSIVNEKGNSFLIDKLEYTLKENDVEERVVNSLISEIKQLEKSDRTEADLHGHVIEKLAAYFQTAELADISAYGTIALVGPTGVGKTTTLAKLAWQLRKKQRTVAFVTTDLFRSGAVSQLQDYADAMGFEMKTADSPEALRKVCAYFKEKNVQHILIDTVGRSYMERGAMGTVLDYIQAIEPDFTCLTVSASMKSRDVMDLLAKFKHTNVNGLIVTKFDETASIGEWMTVSSRSAIPIAFVTDGQDVTKHICAPTKQQLAERVLSRNVEFQGQLFLT encoded by the coding sequence ATGATGGAACAAAGCCTTGAACGCATTCAAATCATTCGTGCTTCCAATAAGGTTGAACTGTATGAGAAGCTGTTTGAGCAAAGTGGGGAAGATTATTATTATGTGATTGAAGAGAATATAAAACGGCATCGTATTCTTCCTTGGCGCAAAGAGTATGAAATGATTGTAAAATTTGTAGCGCCGGAGCCGAAATTAGAGCCAGCAATATTGGTGCCGCGGGTTAAAAGTGAAGCAGAGCGAAAAAAAGAGAAATTGGCTTTCATTATGAAGGCGTTGGAACGACGTGATGAAAGTTTACCGCACACCAACATACCACAGGAAACGCTGCCTTCTCAGAAAAAGAAACAGTTTCTGGAGATGTTAGAGGAGGGTCATACGGCAATACAAGCAGAAACAGTTTCGAGTCAGAGTAGTCCCAAAGAACATGCAGAAATAGTGGCATTAAAACAAACGATTGAAGAATTAAATAAAAAGCTGAGTATCGTAAACGAGAAGGGGAATTCATTTTTAATAGATAAGCTGGAATATACGCTAAAAGAAAATGACGTAGAAGAGCGTGTAGTGAATAGTTTAATTTCGGAAATCAAGCAACTAGAAAAAAGTGATAGAACGGAAGCAGATCTACACGGACATGTCATTGAAAAGTTGGCTGCGTACTTTCAAACAGCGGAGCTTGCTGATATATCCGCTTACGGAACAATTGCGCTGGTGGGGCCGACGGGAGTTGGCAAAACAACAACGCTCGCAAAGCTAGCTTGGCAGCTGCGGAAAAAACAGCGAACAGTTGCTTTTGTCACAACTGATCTGTTTCGCTCCGGAGCCGTATCGCAGCTTCAGGATTATGCGGATGCGATGGGGTTTGAAATGAAAACGGCAGACAGTCCTGAGGCACTTCGTAAAGTATGCGCGTACTTTAAAGAGAAGAATGTGCAGCATATTTTAATTGATACAGTGGGGCGCAGCTATATGGAACGCGGCGCGATGGGGACGGTCTTAGATTATATACAAGCGATTGAGCCTGACTTTACCTGTTTAACTGTCTCTGCTTCTATGAAAAGCAGAGATGTAATGGATTTGCTTGCGAAATTTAAACATACAAATGTGAATGGTCTAATCGTAACGAAGTTTGATGAAACGGCATCGATTGGTGAGTGGATGACGGTATCGTCTCGCTCGGCAATTCCCATCGCTTTCGTTACGGATGGGCAGGATGTAACAAAACACATTTGTGCACCGACAAAGCAACAATTAGCGGAGCGCGTGTTGTCTCGAAATGTAGAGTTTCAAGGACAGCTCTTTCTGACATAA
- a CDS encoding flagellar biosynthesis protein FlhA — protein sequence MFGNAAKTYFSIFIAISFVIALLVPLPPFVLDLVLVFTLAMTVLVYMRATTIKEWDELKSFPTMLLLIGIFKVSLNVSTTRAILTNGNAGHVIEQFGQFVIGGNLLIGIVIFLVLIVFQFIVANGASRTSEVAARFTLDSLPGKQMSIDADLNQRIITDTEAKEKRKKLNMETEFYGAMDGAGKFIKGDVIFGIVILIINVTFGLIVGMLQQGMTFQEAAYHYTKLTIGDGIVHQIGSLLLAVSTGIIVTRVFDGSEDTLGDGIYKELMTHDVVVYALGGLFMIMGVFTPLPFLPFALVGAGVIFLGMQFKKRMKKETERKLHEEMEMIKSEGEGGKSLEDSFGVFTDKYPIIVELGLDLAALVKQKINGETARDKVILMRKSIINDLGVNVPGINFKDNTSFRPRGKYVIKIKGAKVAEGVLKSGHLLALKTPHVMADLDAEPTKDPVFGEDGYWIMEHMVQDAQLKNYQVLEPLSILITHLDVIIRKNLHELIQRQHVKDLLNSLENDHEVLLEEVKKKEIDLSLIQNVVKQLLKEGISIRELPTIMEGIIDGKDMYQGHADSVTSFVRENISKVICEYAKNYDGKIYAALLVDTIELETEIVNNPQQGYLLNWDLEQEMKVMEQVQHILKKARLTGKDPVLLTRRKDFRFGFVRLLERYQVDMKVLCVSELAPDVTVEQIALIE from the coding sequence TTGTTTGGAAATGCCGCTAAAACCTATTTTTCTATTTTTATTGCCATTTCATTCGTGATTGCTTTGCTGGTGCCACTACCGCCGTTTGTGCTAGATTTGGTACTTGTGTTTACATTGGCAATGACTGTACTTGTGTATATGCGAGCAACTACGATTAAAGAATGGGATGAATTAAAGTCTTTTCCAACTATGTTGCTTTTAATCGGGATTTTCAAAGTATCATTAAATGTTTCCACGACAAGAGCTATTTTAACGAATGGAAACGCGGGGCATGTTATTGAACAATTTGGTCAGTTCGTAATTGGTGGAAACTTATTAATCGGTATTGTCATCTTTCTTGTTTTAATTGTGTTTCAGTTTATCGTTGCAAATGGTGCTTCAAGGACTTCAGAGGTAGCGGCGCGTTTTACGCTTGATTCTTTACCAGGGAAGCAGATGTCTATTGATGCTGACTTAAATCAACGCATTATTACAGATACGGAAGCGAAGGAAAAACGAAAAAAGTTAAATATGGAAACAGAATTTTACGGTGCTATGGATGGTGCGGGAAAATTCATTAAAGGTGATGTTATCTTCGGTATCGTTATTTTAATTATTAACGTTACATTTGGACTCATTGTTGGCATGCTACAGCAAGGGATGACGTTTCAAGAAGCAGCCTATCACTATACAAAACTAACCATTGGTGATGGTATTGTACACCAAATCGGCTCTTTATTGCTTGCGGTATCAACGGGGATTATTGTAACGCGTGTATTTGATGGTTCTGAAGATACGCTTGGTGACGGTATTTACAAGGAATTAATGACACATGATGTTGTGGTGTATGCACTTGGTGGTTTGTTTATGATAATGGGTGTGTTTACTCCACTTCCATTTCTGCCGTTTGCACTTGTTGGTGCTGGTGTTATTTTCCTTGGCATGCAATTTAAAAAGCGTATGAAAAAAGAAACGGAACGAAAGCTCCATGAAGAAATGGAAATGATTAAAAGTGAGGGTGAGGGCGGAAAGTCTCTGGAAGACTCATTTGGTGTATTCACGGATAAATATCCAATTATCGTAGAGCTTGGACTCGATTTAGCAGCGCTTGTTAAACAGAAAATTAATGGAGAAACGGCACGTGATAAAGTCATTCTGATGCGTAAATCCATTATTAATGATCTTGGTGTGAATGTACCCGGGATTAATTTTAAAGATAACACTAGTTTTCGCCCACGCGGCAAATATGTCATTAAAATAAAGGGTGCTAAAGTTGCAGAAGGTGTCTTAAAATCTGGTCATTTATTAGCACTGAAAACACCGCATGTAATGGCCGATTTAGATGCGGAGCCGACTAAAGACCCAGTATTCGGTGAAGATGGCTACTGGATTATGGAGCATATGGTACAAGATGCACAGCTGAAAAACTATCAAGTATTGGAGCCGCTTAGCATCTTGATTACCCACCTTGATGTAATTATTAGAAAAAACCTGCATGAATTGATTCAGCGTCAGCATGTGAAAGATTTATTGAATTCACTGGAAAACGATCATGAAGTACTGCTAGAAGAAGTGAAAAAGAAAGAAATTGATTTATCGCTTATTCAAAACGTTGTTAAGCAGCTTTTAAAAGAGGGTATTTCTATTCGAGAGCTCCCTACTATTATGGAGGGGATTATTGACGGTAAAGACATGTATCAAGGGCATGCTGATAGTGTTACGTCTTTTGTACGAGAAAATATTTCAAAAGTCATTTGTGAGTATGCGAAAAATTACGATGGCAAGATATATGCAGCACTTCTAGTAGATACGATTGAACTTGAAACTGAAATCGTGAATAATCCACAGCAAGGTTATCTCTTAAACTGGGATTTAGAGCAAGAGATGAAAGTAATGGAGCAGGTACAGCATATTCTGAAAAAAGCGCGCCTGACCGGAAAAGATCCTGTGCTGTTAACAAGAAGAAAAGATTTCCGGTTCGGATTTGTTCGTTTGCTGGAGAGATATCAAGTGGATATGAAGGTACTTTGTGTAAGTGAATTGGCTCCGGATGTAACAGTAGAACAAATCGCATTGATTGAATAG
- a CDS encoding flagellar biosynthesis protein FlhB, with translation MAKDNKTEKATPQKRKKAREEGNIAKSKDISTLFTLLVLAVIIYFFSDAVAMEIGQSVNQLLDSIDANFSAGPFLLLMGSLLLKIMVPVIVLLYGFQFANYVMQVGFLFSTKVIKPKPSRINPKNYFTRLFSRKSLMDTLKSLLYVGLFGYVAYIVLKRNVGDMVGMIGMSWGFSAHHVFDEVKTVFLMLLILTLVLSVTDFIYQRWEHEQDLKMKKEEVKQEHKDAEGSPEVKHRQKSVMYAILQSAATKKMEDATFVINNPTHISVALRYDKAMDSAPTVVAKGEEELALYIRTLAKEKKLPMVENKPLARSLYFMVEEGEAIPEDLYVAVIEVMRYLIQTKQLEV, from the coding sequence ATGGCAAAGGATAACAAAACAGAAAAGGCCACCCCACAAAAGCGAAAGAAGGCACGTGAAGAAGGAAATATAGCCAAAAGCAAGGATATTAGTACGTTGTTTACTTTGCTTGTGCTTGCGGTCATCATATATTTTTTCAGTGATGCGGTTGCGATGGAAATTGGTCAATCGGTCAATCAGTTGCTAGATTCCATTGATGCAAATTTTAGTGCCGGACCATTTTTGCTGTTAATGGGAAGTCTTTTACTCAAGATTATGGTGCCTGTCATTGTTCTCTTATATGGGTTTCAATTTGCAAATTATGTGATGCAGGTTGGATTTTTATTTTCAACAAAAGTAATTAAGCCAAAGCCATCTCGTATTAATCCAAAAAACTATTTCACACGTTTGTTTAGTCGAAAGAGTTTAATGGATACCCTGAAGTCCCTTTTATATGTAGGTTTGTTTGGGTATGTAGCATATATCGTGTTAAAGCGAAATGTTGGGGACATGGTAGGGATGATTGGAATGAGCTGGGGCTTTTCCGCACATCACGTCTTCGATGAGGTAAAAACTGTTTTTCTTATGCTGCTCATTTTAACACTGGTGTTATCTGTAACGGATTTCATTTATCAACGTTGGGAGCACGAGCAGGATTTGAAAATGAAAAAAGAAGAGGTGAAGCAGGAGCACAAGGATGCGGAAGGAAGTCCGGAGGTAAAGCATAGACAAAAGAGTGTGATGTATGCCATTTTACAAAGCGCTGCGACAAAAAAGATGGAAGATGCCACGTTTGTAATCAACAATCCAACCCACATTTCTGTAGCGCTGCGCTACGATAAGGCTATGGATTCAGCGCCGACGGTTGTCGCGAAGGGAGAAGAAGAGCTGGCGCTTTATATACGAACGCTCGCCAAAGAAAAGAAGCTCCCAATGGTAGAAAATAAACCGCTGGCCCGTTCTTTGTATTTTATGGTAGAAGAAGGGGAAGCGATTCCAGAAGATTTATATGTTGCCGTAATAGAAGTGATGCGGTATTTAATTCAAACAAAACAACTTGAAGTGTAA
- a CDS encoding flagellar biosynthetic protein FliR — translation MTVDLWLAAFLAFCRIGSFLFFLPIFSGRAIPVIAKTTFGMALAFSVADQIDVAKLTTLPTILAYVVTQLIIGIALAKIVEFLFVIPKMAGHILDMDLGISQATLFDINTSPQSTILSTIFDIFFVLIFIAMGGVDYLVATILKSFEYTETAVALLQESFIKSVLATLLFAITSAVQIALPIMGSLFLVNFVLILIGKQTPQLNIFMNAFVVKITFGIFLVGASVPMLSYVFKNLTNTLLDEYTNLFNFFLTK, via the coding sequence ATGACAGTTGATCTTTGGCTTGCGGCCTTTTTGGCATTTTGCCGCATCGGTTCCTTTTTATTTTTTTTGCCGATTTTTTCAGGACGAGCCATCCCTGTTATTGCCAAAACGACATTTGGTATGGCACTCGCCTTCTCGGTGGCTGATCAAATTGATGTAGCAAAGCTAACAACGTTGCCAACTATTCTTGCATATGTAGTTACACAATTGATCATTGGAATTGCTTTGGCCAAGATTGTTGAGTTTTTGTTTGTTATTCCCAAAATGGCCGGGCATATTTTAGATATGGATTTAGGGATTTCACAAGCGACACTATTTGATATTAACACCAGCCCGCAATCTACAATCTTATCTACTATTTTTGATATTTTCTTTGTGCTTATCTTCATTGCGATGGGCGGTGTGGATTATTTGGTGGCAACTATTTTAAAATCATTTGAATACACGGAAACAGCCGTAGCACTGCTGCAAGAAAGCTTTATTAAAAGTGTATTGGCTACGCTGTTGTTTGCCATTACGTCGGCTGTGCAAATTGCACTTCCAATTATGGGCAGTTTGTTTCTCGTTAATTTTGTACTTATTTTAATAGGAAAACAAACGCCACAGCTCAACATTTTTATGAACGCGTTTGTTGTAAAAATTACGTTTGGTATATTTTTGGTCGGGGCAAGTGTCCCCATGCTTTCTTACGTATTTAAAAATCTAACAAACACATTGCTCGACGAATATACAAATCTATTTAATTTCTTTTTAACAAAGTAG
- a CDS encoding flagellar biosynthetic protein FliQ has protein sequence MNTTPIIDVFQHFFYDAFQILLPVAIVSTVVVVIISVIMAMMQIQEQTLTFLPKMASIIIVLFILGPWMFAELTESITDLFNQIPLLVK, from the coding sequence ATGAATACAACACCTATTATTGATGTGTTTCAGCACTTTTTTTATGATGCATTTCAAATTTTGCTTCCGGTTGCGATTGTGAGCACTGTTGTTGTTGTCATTATTTCAGTTATTATGGCAATGATGCAAATTCAGGAACAGACGCTTACATTTTTGCCGAAAATGGCAAGCATTATAATTGTTTTATTTATTTTAGGACCCTGGATGTTTGCGGAGTTAACAGAGAGCATTACCGATTTATTTAATCAAATTCCACTTTTAGTGAAGTAG
- a CDS encoding flagellar biosynthesis protein flip, whose protein sequence is MKHLKFPVVFFSAYFMFINSAAAANTNEILNFSKGLTPNSSVQLFLLVTLLSLSSSLVLMFTHFTYFIIVLGLTRQGLGVMNLPPNQVLVGLALFLTLFTMQPVITELKTEVWDPMQREELTSAQVIEKSTPILKSYLTKHTYEHDLKMMLKVRNEVVPEKPEQLSLLTLVPSFALTQIQKGLLTGMFIYLAFVFIDLIISTLLMYLGMMMVPPMILSLPFKILVFIYVGGYTKVVDIMFKTVS, encoded by the coding sequence ATGAAGCATTTAAAATTCCCGGTCGTATTTTTTAGTGCCTACTTTATGTTTATAAACTCGGCCGCCGCAGCAAATACAAATGAAATACTGAATTTTTCAAAAGGATTAACACCAAATTCAAGTGTACAGCTATTTTTACTTGTGACGTTATTATCGCTTTCGTCGTCACTTGTTCTGATGTTTACGCACTTTACGTATTTTATTATTGTACTGGGCCTCACGAGACAAGGCCTTGGTGTGATGAACTTACCACCCAACCAGGTATTGGTCGGCTTGGCACTGTTTTTAACATTGTTTACGATGCAGCCGGTGATTACAGAGCTAAAAACAGAAGTATGGGACCCGATGCAAAGAGAGGAACTTACCTCCGCACAGGTTATTGAAAAAAGTACACCTATTCTAAAGTCTTATTTGACAAAGCATACGTATGAACACGATTTGAAAATGATGCTGAAGGTTCGAAACGAAGTCGTTCCAGAAAAACCGGAACAATTATCCTTATTAACGCTGGTGCCATCGTTTGCTTTGACACAAATTCAAAAAGGTTTGCTGACAGGGATGTTTATTTATTTGGCTTTTGTATTTATTGATTTAATTATTAGTACATTGCTGATGTATTTAGGGATGATGATGGTACCGCCGATGATTTTAAGCCTGCCGTTTAAAATTTTAGTGTTTATTTATGTAGGCGGTTATACAAAGGTTGTCGATATTATGTTTAAGACGGTTTCGTAA
- a CDS encoding flagellar motor switch protein FliN, whose amino-acid sequence MTYVMTLLQIALFLGLLGFGAFYMTKKAKKQQLHKQGQNGLIQVKDGVHLNHQISAYLFEVEGKQVFTILSNSGAHSIELKTNSFNQALQESLAKTEAPS is encoded by the coding sequence ATGACATATGTTATGACCTTGCTGCAAATTGCATTATTTCTCGGTCTATTGGGATTCGGTGCATTTTATATGACAAAAAAAGCAAAAAAACAGCAGCTCCATAAACAAGGGCAAAACGGTTTGATTCAAGTAAAGGACGGTGTTCATTTGAATCATCAAATAAGCGCCTACTTATTTGAAGTTGAAGGAAAGCAAGTATTTACAATTTTAAGCAATAGCGGTGCGCATTCTATTGAGCTAAAAACAAATAGTTTTAATCAAGCGCTTCAAGAGTCTCTTGCAAAGACGGAGGCACCATCATGA
- a CDS encoding FliM/FliN family flagellar motor switch protein, which produces MKQQIAKIELMDLQQQDMVHADPQPIRNVADIAVELSVRLGKANVTIGDVRQLKVGDLLPVTKESGHKVDVYLGEKKVGIGEAVLLDDKFGIIISEMKRSK; this is translated from the coding sequence GTGAAGCAGCAAATAGCGAAAATAGAGCTTATGGATTTACAGCAACAGGACATGGTACATGCCGATCCGCAGCCGATTCGCAATGTCGCAGATATTGCGGTAGAGCTTTCGGTCCGCCTCGGTAAAGCAAATGTAACAATTGGTGACGTAAGGCAGCTTAAGGTGGGTGATTTGCTGCCGGTAACGAAGGAATCTGGTCACAAGGTGGATGTATATTTAGGTGAAAAAAAGGTTGGCATCGGTGAAGCCGTACTTTTAGATGATAAGTTTGGCATCATTATTTCGGAGATGAAACGAAGCAAATAA
- the fliM gene encoding flagellar motor switch protein FliM, with protein MSAGEKLSQEQIDALLRAVQEGDDLPGFVEEQEAQEKYQEYDFNRPEKFGVEHLRSLQTVATSFGKATMQSVSARIRLPIEMEPVETEQVPFLSEYVEKMPKDYYLFCVMDLGHEELGDIVIEMDLAFILYLHECFLGGDPKADLKGRRALTSFELITLENLFSIICENLRQAFESIVSIQPRLKAMYTVPDGLKITTASDIMALLHINMKTEFWDTTLRVGIPFLSVETIMDQLTSENVIDRIFGNVETYTEQVEQELKKMPRPVHISIGTQTTTIGELKQVEVGDIIPLGTKVTAPLQGYVSGKAKFHCFIGREGNRKAFLFHEHLKNDEK; from the coding sequence ATGAGCGCGGGTGAAAAGTTAAGTCAGGAACAAATTGATGCGCTTCTGAGAGCGGTACAAGAAGGTGACGACTTACCGGGATTTGTGGAGGAGCAAGAAGCGCAAGAGAAGTATCAGGAATATGATTTTAACAGACCTGAGAAGTTCGGTGTTGAACATTTGCGGAGTTTGCAGACGGTAGCGACAAGCTTTGGCAAGGCGACGATGCAAAGTGTATCGGCGCGCATTCGATTGCCGATTGAAATGGAACCGGTTGAAACAGAGCAAGTGCCGTTTTTGTCGGAGTATGTAGAGAAAATGCCGAAGGACTATTATTTGTTTTGCGTGATGGATTTGGGGCATGAGGAGCTTGGAGATATTGTCATTGAAATGGATTTAGCATTTATTTTATATCTTCATGAATGCTTCCTTGGCGGTGATCCGAAAGCGGATTTAAAAGGGCGCCGAGCCTTAACATCATTTGAACTCATCACATTGGAAAATTTGTTTTCTATTATTTGTGAAAATTTAAGGCAGGCCTTTGAGAGTATTGTATCCATTCAGCCGCGTTTAAAGGCCATGTATACGGTGCCGGACGGCTTAAAAATTACCACGGCAAGCGATATCATGGCGCTGCTGCATATCAATATGAAAACAGAGTTTTGGGACACAACGCTTCGCGTTGGGATCCCGTTTTTATCGGTCGAGACGATTATGGATCAATTAACATCTGAAAACGTGATTGACCGCATTTTCGGCAATGTGGAAACATACACAGAGCAGGTTGAACAAGAGCTGAAGAAGATGCCAAGGCCGGTACATATTTCAATCGGGACACAAACCACAACGATTGGTGAGCTAAAGCAGGTGGAAGTAGGCGATATTATTCCTCTGGGCACAAAAGTGACCGCGCCGTTACAGGGGTATGTAAGTGGTAAGGCGAAGTTTCATTGCTTTATTGGTCGTGAAGGAAATCGTAAGGCGTTTTTGTTTCATGAACATCTGAAAAACGACGAGAAATAG
- a CDS encoding flagellar motor switch protein FliN yields MEINEKIPLNVYFEIGKTKKRIDDLLSITKGTLYRLEDSERNVVRIMLENEEIGKGRILTKNGRMYVEVMSLKDE; encoded by the coding sequence ATGGAGATTAATGAAAAGATTCCTTTAAACGTATATTTTGAAATCGGTAAAACGAAAAAACGCATTGATGATTTGCTTTCGATTACAAAAGGAACGTTGTATCGTCTTGAGGACTCTGAACGAAATGTTGTTCGTATTATGCTTGAAAACGAAGAAATCGGTAAAGGCAGGATTTTAACAAAAAACGGCCGGATGTATGTGGAAGTGATGTCTTTAAAAGACGAGTAA
- a CDS encoding lytic transglycosylase domain-containing protein yields the protein MIENIVTTFITNKKMQFEQKMSNPLQFVSNAKKQAFQAELETAIQAEQVAQPAVKQTMHANETESVKEYERRFSIAPDTWKVGNKYNIQSINPKYENMYIDIIKEMGQKYGVPVKLIQKMIETESHFRPNTVSHAGARGLMQLMPVNIREHGVTDPYDPRQNIEAGVKEISGYLKQYKGDLILSLAAYNAGPGNVRKYGGVPPFRETENYIKKILNVDVRA from the coding sequence ATGATTGAAAATATTGTGACAACATTTATAACAAATAAAAAAATGCAGTTTGAGCAGAAAATGAGCAATCCTCTTCAATTTGTAAGTAACGCGAAAAAGCAGGCGTTTCAAGCTGAGCTGGAGACGGCGATACAAGCGGAACAGGTCGCACAACCGGCTGTGAAGCAAACGATGCACGCGAACGAAACAGAGTCAGTGAAAGAGTACGAGCGCCGTTTTTCCATTGCGCCCGATACTTGGAAAGTAGGAAATAAGTATAATATCCAATCCATAAATCCTAAATATGAAAATATGTATATAGATATTATTAAGGAAATGGGTCAAAAGTACGGTGTTCCGGTAAAGCTGATTCAGAAAATGATTGAAACAGAGTCGCATTTTAGGCCAAATACTGTTTCGCATGCGGGCGCGCGAGGGCTGATGCAGTTAATGCCTGTTAACATAAGGGAGCATGGCGTGACGGACCCGTATGATCCAAGGCAAAATATTGAGGCGGGCGTGAAGGAGATTAGCGGTTATTTAAAGCAGTATAAGGGTGATTTGATTTTATCTTTGGCTGCGTACAATGCCGGACCTGGCAATGTGAGAAAGTATGGCGGTGTTCCTCCGTTTCGTGAAACAGAAAACTACATTAAAAAAATATTGAATGTGGATGTTAGAGCATAA
- a CDS encoding flagellin, with amino-acid sequence MKINTNINSMKTQEYMRQNEAKMNQAMNRLSSGKRINSAADDAAGLAIATRMRAKESGLAVASRNTQDGISMIRTGEAALNSVSNILVRMRDLAVQSANGTNDTKDQASLDSEFKELQKQIDYIAANTKFNNQALLDTTAGKTVKVQTLDSSVAADQIDVTFASAKAADLGVDAATIDITDATKSQAAIAAIDSAIDDVAESRANLGATLNRLDFNVENLNSQATNMAASASQIQDADMAKEMSEMTKYKILSEAGVSMLSQANQSAQAVSKLLQG; translated from the coding sequence ATGAAAATCAATACGAACATTAACAGCATGAAAACGCAAGAATACATGCGTCAAAACGAAGCAAAAATGAACCAAGCAATGAACCGTCTTTCTAGCGGTAAGCGTATCAACAGCGCAGCTGACGATGCAGCAGGTCTTGCAATCGCAACTCGTATGCGCGCGAAAGAAAGTGGATTAGCAGTAGCTTCTCGTAACACACAAGACGGTATTTCTATGATTCGTACAGGCGAAGCAGCGTTAAACTCTGTTTCTAATATCTTAGTGCGTATGCGCGACTTGGCAGTACAATCTGCGAATGGAACAAATGATACAAAAGACCAAGCTTCTTTAGACAGTGAATTTAAAGAATTACAAAAGCAAATTGATTATATTGCAGCAAATACTAAGTTTAATAACCAAGCTCTTTTAGACACTACAGCTGGTAAAACTGTAAAAGTACAGACTCTTGACAGCTCTGTTGCTGCAGATCAAATTGATGTTACATTCGCATCTGCTAAAGCTGCGGATTTAGGCGTAGATGCAGCTACAATTGATATTACAGATGCTACTAAATCTCAAGCTGCAATCGCCGCTATCGATTCAGCAATCGATGATGTTGCTGAGTCTCGTGCAAATTTAGGTGCTACATTGAATCGTTTAGATTTTAACGTAGAAAACTTGAACAGCCAAGCAACGAACATGGCAGCCTCTGCTTCTCAAATCCAAGACGCTGACATGGCAAAAGAAATGTCTGAAATGACAAAATACAAAATTCTTTCTGAAGCCGGTGTAAGCATGCTTTCTCAAGCAAACCAAAGCGCGCAAGCTGTAAGCAAATTGCTTCAAGGTTAA